CCAATGATAATTGTGCTCCAACTCTTCTAACTTTTCCATCAAAGTTTTGGTTATTAGAACTAAAAGGATTTGTTTTATCATAATAAATCTCATTTTTAGAATTAATATAGAATACTGAAGTTGCTATTGATGTATTCTTATAGGCATCTCTTAATCCTAGTTCAAAAATATCATTCTTTTGAGTTTTTACTGGTCCATACCAAGCTCCTGCATCTTGTATTGTTGGAGTTCTTAAAGCTCTTGTATAATTAAAGAAAATATTTCCTGTATCAGAATACAAATAGTTTATTCCAAATTCAAAACTGTCATTATTTGAATAGTCAGCTGATTGTGGTTTTATTTCTTTTAATTGCCAAGTCATAGGATCATAAACTTTTGAGCTATATTCATATTTTACTTTTTCTCTACGATAACCTTGTGTAAATTGCCAATTACCGAAAGTTGATTTATTCATAACATAGCCAGCATAAGATTTTCTTTTATCATCTGGTGCTTTTTGGTTTACTCCATTTACTAAAACATCATCTTTAAATTCTCTATTTCCATCTCTATAATCAAAACCTAATGTAACATAACTATCTTTTGCATAAATTAATTTTACTTCTGGCCTTATAAAATATTCACCAGTTGAATTATTTTGAAATTTATCTCTATTATGGTAATATCCACCTGTTAAGAAAACATCAATATTATCATTTATTTTTTGATTGTATTTTGCATTAAGTATATCATTTATACCATAAGTATAACCACTCCAAGAACCTACTTGTCTAGGGTTATCATCAAATTGTGCTTTACTTAAAGAACCTGTATAATAATCTTTATCTTCACTATGGTTGTAATTAACTGCTATACTTCCATTGTTTAATAAGTATTTACCTCTTAACCAAAGGCTGTCTCTTTTATCTTCTTTATCCTTATATTGAAGAGCTCTATCTCTGTAATCTTTGCTTGTATTTCCTGAATATGAAGCATTTAATAGAAATCTATCTCCAATTTTTCCACCAAGATAGACATTATTTCTAATAGTTCTCCAAGAACCTACCTCTAAACCTGCTCCACCATAAACATTTTTATTTATTGGTGCTTTTGTAATAATATTTACTACCCCACCAATAGCTCCATCTCCATACATAACTGCCCCTGCTCCTTGAAGAACTTCTATTTTTTCAATTTCCTCAACTGGAATGGTATT
The Fusobacterium simiae genome window above contains:
- a CDS encoding TonB-dependent receptor family protein — protein: MKKKFMLLALLILGGVNVFAEESPVLELKQTVVTSDSFGTPVRETAKNITVISAKEIKERGAKTVDEALQGVPGVVVRKMDGASPMIDLRGSGATAQFNTVILLDGIPVSGLAGFDLNTIPVEEIEKIEVLQGAGAVMYGDGAIGGVVNIITKAPINKNVYGGAGLEVGSWRTIRNNVYLGGKIGDRFLLNASYSGNTSKDYRDRALQYKDKEDKRDSLWLRGKYLLNNGSIAVNYNHSEDKDYYTGSLSKAQFDDNPRQVGSWSGYTYGINDILNAKYNQKINDNIDVFLTGGYYHNRDKFQNNSTGEYFIRPEVKLIYAKDSYVTLGFDYRDGNREFKDDVLVNGVNQKAPDDKRKSYAGYVMNKSTFGNWQFTQGYRREKVKYEYSSKVYDPMTWQLKEIKPQSADYSNNDSFEFGINYLYSDTGNIFFNYTRALRTPTIQDAGAWYGPVKTQKNDIFELGLRDAYKNTSIATSVFYINSKNEIYYDKTNPFSSNNQNFDGKVRRVGAQLSLAHYFDKLTLRERVSYIVPKVKSGIYNGNEFAGVSRWTLNAGATYNIIKGLTANADVYYQSKYYAEDDFDNYFSKGNDYVTVDVSLSYAFENGIELYGGVSNLFDKKYANAVTSTRSTWGAGPRKVYYPADGRSVYAGIKYTF